The following are encoded in a window of Isachenkonia alkalipeptolytica genomic DNA:
- a CDS encoding diacylglycerol kinase, producing the protein MNRVRKLLESFNYAFEGILYAFKTQRNMKIHFGVAIIVLVMSLFFDLSRLEILLLFSTISMVIITEMINTSIETAIDLITDKYHVFAKIAKNVAAGAVLIAAINAVIVAYLIFFHRFNPLTYGVLRQVQQAPIHMTFIALLIVVFTVIFVKGLTGKGTALKGGMPSGHSAVAFSLFTAITFISENMLLATLSLMMALLVSQSRVESKIHTVFEVIVGALLGFLITIVIFQVFG; encoded by the coding sequence ATGAATCGTGTACGTAAACTTCTGGAAAGTTTTAATTATGCCTTTGAAGGGATCCTTTATGCATTTAAAACCCAGCGAAACATGAAAATTCATTTCGGTGTGGCCATAATTGTACTGGTGATGAGTTTATTTTTCGATCTTTCCCGGCTGGAGATTCTTTTATTGTTTTCCACAATTTCTATGGTCATTATCACGGAGATGATCAATACCTCTATTGAAACCGCCATTGACTTAATTACGGATAAATATCATGTATTTGCAAAAATCGCAAAAAATGTCGCCGCGGGAGCGGTGCTGATTGCCGCTATTAATGCAGTGATTGTGGCTTATCTAATATTTTTTCATCGATTCAATCCCCTTACCTACGGTGTTTTAAGGCAAGTGCAACAGGCGCCGATTCATATGACCTTTATAGCACTCTTGATTGTCGTTTTCACCGTAATCTTTGTGAAGGGACTTACGGGGAAGGGGACCGCTTTAAAAGGTGGGATGCCCAGTGGACATTCCGCCGTGGCTTTTTCTCTTTTTACCGCCATAACCTTTATCTCAGAAAATATGTTGCTGGCTACCCTATCGTTAATGATGGCCTTGCTGGTATCTCAAAGCCGGGTGGAAAGTAAAATTCATACCGTATTCGAGGTGATTGTAGGGGCATTACTGGGTTTTCTAATTACGATTGTAATTTTTCAGGTATTTGGGTAG
- the ybeY gene encoding rRNA maturation RNase YbeY, whose product MILEISNRQELFLPDQEMKEMFEEIIEKTLTYENREENFEVSLSLVTPEEIKELNKQYRGKDRATDVLSFPVEELFQPGEEKILGDIVISTEAVMEQAREYSHSVEREIAYLFLHGLLHLLGYDHLESEDKEKMRKVEKEILSQLEITRN is encoded by the coding sequence ATGATCTTAGAAATAAGCAATCGCCAAGAACTCTTTTTGCCGGACCAGGAAATGAAAGAAATGTTTGAAGAAATCATTGAAAAGACTTTGACATATGAAAACAGGGAAGAAAACTTTGAAGTCAGCCTCTCTCTGGTTACCCCTGAAGAAATTAAGGAACTGAATAAACAGTATCGAGGGAAGGATCGGGCTACCGATGTTTTATCCTTTCCCGTGGAAGAACTGTTTCAACCGGGGGAGGAAAAGATATTGGGAGATATTGTGATTTCCACGGAGGCGGTCATGGAACAGGCAAGGGAGTATAGTCATTCCGTTGAAAGGGAAATTGCTTATCTATTTCTTCACGGTCTCCTGCATTTACTGGGATATGATCACTTGGAAAGTGAAGATAAGGAAAAAATGCGAAAAGTTGAAAAAGAAATACTCAGTCAACTGGAAATCACAAGAAATTAG